In Carassius auratus strain Wakin unplaced genomic scaffold, ASM336829v1 scaf_tig00215412, whole genome shotgun sequence, one DNA window encodes the following:
- the LOC113094618 gene encoding uncharacterized protein LOC113094618, with protein sequence MSDNNHLCLLGLIFLSSLLTGVSGVDYVHVFISSGEDVRLPCNNALQDCTSTTWSYNNRFRDSAVELIHLGEKNKDTERHERLSLGSDCSLNIRNISTEDYGSYICQQWTGENGKHQKQGPDAGVYLHVLHVSSSHTEISSGLSVTLFCRLYSYPRVSCDDLVSSERIDLFWVNQTGVKSDSRYQISSSSDQCIISLNKTLLNEDHNREWRCEVTQKDQVKSSVTYTVNSSGEKTSHYQF encoded by the exons atgtctGATAATAATCATCTGTGTCTGCTGGGActgatctttctctcttcacttctcacAG GTGTCAGTGGAGTGGattatgttcatgtgttcatcagtTCTGGTGAAGATGTCCGTCTGCCCTGTAATAATGCTCTTCAGGACTGTACATCAACTACATGGAGCTATAATAACAGATTCAGAGATTCAGCAGTTGAACTGATTCATTTAGGGGAAAAGAATaaagacacagagagacatgagagactgagtctggggtctgactgctctctgaacatcaGGAACATCTCAACAGAAGATTATGGATCTTACATCTGTCAACAATGGACTGGTGAGAATGGAAAACACCAAAAACAAGGACCTGATGCTGGtgtttatctgcatgttcttcatg TCTCATCCTCACACACTGAGATCAGTTCAGGTCTCTCTGTGACTCTCTTCTGTCGGCTGTATTCATATCCTCGAGTCTCTTGTGATGATTTGGTCAGTTCTGAGAGAATTGATCTGTTCTGGGTGAATCAGACTGGTGTTAAATCAGACTCCAGATATCAGATATCATCCTCATCAGATCAGTGTATCATCTCTCTGAATAAAACACTCCTGAATGAAGATCACAACAGAGAGTGGAGATGTGAAGTTACTCAGAAAGATCAAGTCAAGAGCTCAGTCACATACACTGTCAACAGTTCAGGTGAGAAAACATCTCATTATCAGTTTTAG